The genomic window CGGCCACGGCGAACACGGGGAAGCCCAGCCCCAGCATGGCCTCGACGAGGTCGTCGCCGACGACCCGCTTCGAATGGGCGCGATGGTCCGGCGTCGAAATCGGACGGAACGAGCCGCCGTAGCCTGGGAGGTCCGCGACCACGACCGTGCACCGATCGGTGAGCGCATCCGCCACCCCGTGCCACGCATGGTGCGTCTGCGGGTAGCCGTGAAGCAGGAGCAGCGCGGGACCGTCGCCGCCGACGAGCGTGAAGATCGGGCCGCGCGTCGTCTCGACGACGCGTTCGACGAATCGATCGAACATGTGCCCGACCGCGACCGGGGTCAGCGGTCCGAGGTCGCCGCGGCGGCCTCCCGGATCAGGTCGGCGACCTGCTCGGCCTCCGGGATCCCGACCGTGTGCGAGCCGCCTTCGAGTTCGACCGTCTTGCGCGACCCGGCGCGGTCCGCCATGAACCGGTGGGCCTGCGCCGGGATGTTCCGATCGTCGGAGCCGAACAGGAACCAGGATGGCAGCGACTTCCACGCCGGCGGCCCGGCCGGCTCGGCGAACGCCGATTGGAGGATCGGGCGTTGCGTCACGGCCATCGCCGCGGCGACGTCGGCGGGCGAGTCCGCGGCGAACTGGGCGTGGTAGCGCCCCTGCATGATGTACAGGTCGGTGCCGCCGTCGGCGAGCGGCACCGAGGTGAGGGTGTCGCCGAGCGTGGAACC from Agromyces aurantiacus includes these protein-coding regions:
- a CDS encoding alpha/beta fold hydrolase, which codes for MSITEPSPGTPTVVLVHGAFAESSSWNGVIASLLRDGYPVIAIANPLRGGGSDSAYLRAALAEVSGDIVLVGHSYGGTVISAGAVGNPAVKALVYIGAFAPEEGETPGDLAGKFPGSTLGDTLTSVPLADGGTDLYIMQGRYHAQFAADSPADVAAAMAVTQRPILQSAFAEPAGPPAWKSLPSWFLFGSDDRNIPAQAHRFMADRAGSRKTVELEGGSHTVGIPEAEQVADLIREAAAATSDR